Proteins encoded within one genomic window of Oryza brachyantha chromosome 7, ObraRS2, whole genome shotgun sequence:
- the LOC102716332 gene encoding acyl carrier protein 1, mitochondrial codes for MAAAALRPAILRRIRLSPSPAAAAGVGASQPHALARWLARPMSSHDAHLTRDEVVDRLVDVLKSHPKVDPAKVSPEAHFEKDLGLDSLDTVEVVMAIEEEFKLEIPDQEADKIDSLPLAIEYVANHPMAA; via the exons atggcggcggcagcgctcCGTCCGGCGATcctccgccgcatccgcctctccccctccccggcggcggcggcgggggtgggcGCTTCCCAGCCCCACGCCCTGGCGCGGTGGCTCGCGCGGCCCATGTCCTCCCACGACGCGCACCTCACCCGCGACGAGGTCGTCGACCGCCTCGTCGACGTCCTCAAGAGCCACCCCAAGGTCGACCCCGCCAAG GTGAGCCCCGAGGCGCACTTCGAGAAGGATCTGGGGCTGGACAGCCTGGACACGGTGGAGGTGGTGATGGCGATCGAGGAGGAGTTCAAGCTCGAGATCCCCGACCAGGAGGCCGACAAGATCGACTCGCTCCCGCTCGCCATCGAGTACGTCGCCAACCACCCCATGGCCGCctga
- the LOC102716610 gene encoding KHG/KDPG aldolase-like isoform X1 yields MRMLVAAAATHSPAGTAPPRHRRRRERAAAPAPAPHKALNAILRSRVIACLRARDGETAMKAAHAAVRGGVSVLEVVMSTPGALEVICDLRRSYPSLTFGIGTVLNPEDARKAIRAGAQFLMSPGTVMEILHDLEEREVLYIPGVLTPTEVISASSAGAEVVKVYPVSVMGGEAYMRALKKPFPSLPMVASQGISIDSINGYLEAGASAVVLSDAIFDKELMRERKFDEISELANLSILQASQSRMTKI; encoded by the exons ATGCGGATGCTCGTTGCTGCGGCCGCCACCCACTCGCCAGCTGGCACGGCaccgcctcgccaccgccggcggcgagagcgagccgccgcgcccgcgcccgcgccgcacaAGGCGCTCAACGCCATACTCCGTTCGCGCGTCATAGCCTGCCTACGCGCACGAGA CGGAGAGACGGCGATGAAGGCGGCCCATGCGGCCGTGCGGGGCGGCGTCTCTGTG CTAGAGGTTGTGATGTCCACCCCTGGAGCGCTGGAG GTTATTTGTGATCTTCGCAGAAGTTATCCTTCTTTGACATTTGGG ATTGGCACGGTCCTAAATCCTGAAGATGCAAGGAAAGCCATTAGAGCTGGTGCACAGTTTCTCATGAGTCCTGGTACAGTCATG GAAATACTTCATGATCTTGAAGAAAGAGAAGTCCTGTATATTCCAGGAGTGCTAACACCAACTGAG GTTATATCTGCTTCCAGTGCTGGAGCAGAAGTCGTTAAG GTGTACCCAGTTTCAGTCATGGGTGGAGAGGCCTATATGCGTGCTTTGAAGAAACCATTTCCTTCTCTACCAATGGTCGCTTCTCAAGGAATAAGCATAG ATTCTATCAACGGGTATTTAGAGGCAGGGGCATCTGCAGTCGTGCTATCTGATGCTATCTTTGATAAAGAATTGATGAGAGAAAGgaaatttgatgaaatttcAGAACTTGCAAATCTGTCCATTCTACAGGCATCGCAATCAAGAATGacgaaaatatga
- the LOC102716610 gene encoding KHG/KDPG aldolase-like isoform X2 encodes MRMLVAAAATHSPAGTAPPRHRRRRERAAAPAPAPHKALNAILRSRVIACLRARDGETAMKAAHAAVRGGVSVGLRCRGNRALRGGMASLEVVMSTPGALEVICDLRRSYPSLTFGIGTVLNPEDARKAIRAGAQFLMSPGTVMEILHDLEEREVLYIPGVLTPTEVISASSAGAEVVKVYPVSVMGGEAYMRALKKPFPSLPMVASQGISIGIAIKNDENMTTSWSIIFH; translated from the exons ATGCGGATGCTCGTTGCTGCGGCCGCCACCCACTCGCCAGCTGGCACGGCaccgcctcgccaccgccggcggcgagagcgagccgccgcgcccgcgcccgcgccgcacaAGGCGCTCAACGCCATACTCCGTTCGCGCGTCATAGCCTGCCTACGCGCACGAGA CGGAGAGACGGCGATGAAGGCGGCCCATGCGGCCGTGCGGGGCGGCGTCTCTGTG GGTTTACGttgccgcggtaaccgcgcccTCCGCGGAGGCATGGCttcg CTAGAGGTTGTGATGTCCACCCCTGGAGCGCTGGAG GTTATTTGTGATCTTCGCAGAAGTTATCCTTCTTTGACATTTGGG ATTGGCACGGTCCTAAATCCTGAAGATGCAAGGAAAGCCATTAGAGCTGGTGCACAGTTTCTCATGAGTCCTGGTACAGTCATG GAAATACTTCATGATCTTGAAGAAAGAGAAGTCCTGTATATTCCAGGAGTGCTAACACCAACTGAG GTTATATCTGCTTCCAGTGCTGGAGCAGAAGTCGTTAAG GTGTACCCAGTTTCAGTCATGGGTGGAGAGGCCTATATGCGTGCTTTGAAGAAACCATTTCCTTCTCTACCAATGGTCGCTTCTCAAGGAATAAGCATAG GCATCGCAATCAAGAATGacgaaaatatgacaacttcttGGAGCATTATATTCCATTAA
- the LOC102717078 gene encoding ADP-ribosylation factor 1 has translation MGLAFGKLFSRLFAKKEMRILMVGLDAAGKTTILYKLKLGEIVTTIPTIGFNVETVEYKNISFTVWDVGGQDKIRPLWRHYFQNTQGLIFVVDSNDRDRVVEARDELHRMLNEDELRDAVLLVFANKQDLPNAMNAAEITDKLGLHSLRQRHWYIQSTCATTGEGLYEGLDWLSSNIASKA, from the exons ATGGGGCTGGCGTTCGGTAAGCTCTTCAGCCGGCTCTTCGCCAAGAAGGAGATGCGGATCCTCATGGTCggcctcgacgccgccggaaAGACCACCATCCTCTACAAGCTCAAGCTCGGCGAGATCGTCACCACCATCCCCACCATTG GGTTCAATGTTGAAACTGTCGAGTACAAGAACATTAGCTTCACAGTCTGGGATGTGGGGGGTCAAGACAAG ATCAGACCTCTTTGGAGGCATTATTTCCAGAACACACAGGGTCTTATCTTTGTTGTGGATAGCAATGATCGGGACCGTGTTGTGGAAGCTAGAGATGAGCTCCACAGGATGCTGAATGAG GATGAGCTACGCGATGCTGTGTTGCTTGTGTTTGCCAACAAGCAAGATCTTCCTAACGCTATGAATGCTGCTGAGATTACTGATAAGCTTGGATTACATTCCCTTCGCCAGCGACACTG GTACATTCAGAGCACTTGTGCCACAACTGGTGAGGGTCTGTACGAAGGCCTGGATTGGCTGTCCAGCAACATTGCCAGCAAG GCTTGA
- the LOC102717355 gene encoding uncharacterized protein LOC102717355 codes for MRACCCCCPAAAGIGPRLRSFLRDYDALQSLALALIYLQIGCALIGSLGALFNGVLVINLVIGLFAVVAIESSSQRLGRTYAVLLFFAIVLDVAWFILFSHAIWNITPEEKYGQLFVFSLKLALWMQIIGFSVRFLSSFIWIQMYRLGVSSSTPTYHEVNYDGRNSFLSPRSNSVRRNSMADDILGGSIYDPAYYSSLFEDVRNNTCNHQGDKQSGSNDSGSTSAGQSPRLKSFASRSLMANDVEAGLRRPLNS; via the exons ATGcgtgcctgctgctgctgctgcccggcggcggccgggatcGGGCCGCGGCTGCGCTCCTTCCTCCGCGACTACGACGCGCTCCAGtcgctcgccctcgccctcatCTACCTCCAG ATTGGTTGTGCACTGATTGGATCGCTTGGAGCATTGTTCAATGGTGTTCTTGTGATCAACCTGGTAATTGGGCTCTTTGCTGTTGTTGCGATTGAGAGTAGCAGCCAGAGACTTGGCCGGACATATGCAGTCCTCCTGTTCTTTGCCATTGTCCTTGATGTTGCTTGGTTTATTCTCTTCTCACATGCTATATG GAATATTACTCCTGAAGAGAAGTATGGTCAACTTTTCGTTTTCTCACTCAAACTAGCATTGTGGATGCAAATCATTGGGTTTTCAGTTAGGTTTTTGTCCTCCTTCATATGGATCCAAATGTATAGATTAGGGGTTTCATCAAGCACACCAACTTATCATGAAGTGAACTATGACGGAAGAAATAGTTTCTTGAGTCCAAGATCAAATTCAGTTAGAAGGAATTCCATGGCTGATGATATATTGGGTGGTTCTATTTATGATCCTGCCTACTATTCTTCTCTTTTCGAAGATGTGCGAAACAATACATGCAATCATCAG GGTGATAAACAAAGTGGTAGTAATGATAGTGGATCAACATCTGCGGGTCAATCTCCACGACTTAAATCTTTTGCAAGTAGATCTTTAATGGCCAATGAT gTGGAAGCTGGACTAAGAAGACCCCTGAACTCATAA